A genome region from Halorussus pelagicus includes the following:
- a CDS encoding transporter has product MTTAEDASLTTDGGGRRATLVRGAVAGLGAWMLGYLVTYVSKSQAISEALRGIGFVSQLLGGETIPAWKGVSWLFLNAHVVATKFPTITGGTQTANFVTGEEGSALLLALPVVVLLAAGVVTAYGRPGGAVERAKVGATVALGYLPLSAGVALVATHSVGDTDAAIAADPVTAILLAGAVYPLVLGALGGALSSVAE; this is encoded by the coding sequence ATGACTACCGCAGAAGACGCGTCTCTCACGACCGACGGCGGGGGTCGGCGCGCCACGCTGGTCCGCGGCGCGGTCGCTGGTCTCGGCGCGTGGATGCTCGGCTATCTCGTCACGTACGTCTCGAAATCGCAAGCCATCTCGGAGGCGCTCCGGGGCATCGGGTTCGTCTCGCAACTGCTCGGCGGCGAGACGATTCCGGCGTGGAAAGGGGTCTCGTGGCTCTTCTTGAACGCCCACGTCGTCGCCACGAAGTTCCCGACCATCACGGGCGGGACTCAGACCGCGAACTTCGTGACCGGCGAGGAGGGGTCGGCGCTCCTGCTCGCGCTCCCGGTCGTCGTCCTGCTCGCGGCCGGAGTGGTCACCGCGTACGGGCGACCCGGCGGTGCGGTCGAGCGCGCGAAGGTGGGCGCGACGGTGGCGCTGGGCTATCTCCCGCTGTCGGCCGGGGTTGCGCTGGTCGCTACCCACAGTGTCGGCGACACTGACGCCGCCATCGCGGCCGACCCAGTGACCGCGATTCTGCTCGCTGGCGCGGTCTACCCGCTGGTTCTCGGTGCCCTCGGCGGCGCGCTGAGTAGCGTAGCGGAGTAG
- a CDS encoding GNAT family N-acetyltransferase, with protein MTDTRLRPYDPDRDPRDLWDLKRAFELGLGSGTGGDDKQAVYEGKLTEEYGERYLDWVFWCTKHDPRCVTVAEVETGDGNPEKSESNAENAESNAKRAKSNTEDSQETAEDADDPALAGYVFVLPQQLAMIWDAAVLNEIYVRPEFRGTDLADDLMNAAVELAEDQDLPLDRLVLDVDRKNDRAQAFYDRHGFEHWGEMVARKLE; from the coding sequence ATGACCGACACGCGACTCCGTCCGTACGACCCCGACCGCGACCCCCGAGACCTCTGGGACCTCAAGCGCGCCTTCGAGTTGGGACTCGGCTCGGGAACGGGCGGCGACGACAAGCAGGCCGTCTACGAGGGGAAACTGACCGAGGAGTACGGCGAGCGCTACCTCGACTGGGTGTTTTGGTGTACGAAACACGACCCGCGGTGCGTGACCGTCGCCGAGGTCGAGACGGGTGACGGAAACCCGGAGAAAAGTGAAAGCAATGCAGAGAACGCTGAAAGCAATGCAAAGAGAGCTAAAAGCAATACAGAGGATTCTCAAGAAACGGCGGAGGATGCCGACGACCCCGCGCTGGCGGGCTACGTCTTCGTCCTGCCCCAGCAGTTGGCGATGATTTGGGACGCCGCGGTCCTGAACGAGATTTACGTCCGGCCGGAGTTCCGCGGCACGGACCTCGCGGACGACCTGATGAACGCCGCGGTCGAACTGGCCGAGGACCAAGACCTCCCGCTCGACCGCCTCGTGCTGGACGTGGACCGCAAGAACGACCGCGCACAGGCGTTCTACGACCGCCACGGCTTCGAACACTGGGGCGAGATGGTCGCCCGAAAGTTGGAGTAG
- a CDS encoding transcription elongation protein SprT — protein sequence MAHAETHEELILGSRAYCREATREYDLDVSFSLLDWEVSTRAKRRAAAVKRPKIPDAEVGDPVDWRAAAERAGVPHDDLRTCTLSLTWRAFESFDVGEWTATLRHELVHVEQFQRFGTTDHGEAFRERAAAVDATVRCPPFADPKYVLTCADCGTVVGRRYRECKLVRECEQYRSSCCGASVVCSGPEETGGV from the coding sequence CTGGCCCACGCCGAGACCCACGAGGAGTTGATTCTCGGGTCTCGGGCGTACTGCCGGGAGGCGACCCGCGAGTACGACCTCGACGTTTCGTTCTCCCTGCTCGACTGGGAGGTCTCGACTCGCGCGAAACGCCGGGCCGCCGCGGTCAAGCGCCCCAAGATTCCGGATGCCGAGGTCGGCGACCCGGTGGACTGGCGGGCCGCGGCCGAGCGCGCGGGCGTCCCGCACGACGACCTCCGGACCTGCACGCTGTCGCTGACGTGGCGCGCCTTCGAGTCGTTCGATGTGGGCGAGTGGACCGCGACCCTCCGCCACGAACTCGTTCACGTCGAGCAGTTCCAGCGGTTCGGCACAACCGACCACGGGGAAGCGTTCCGGGAGCGCGCCGCCGCGGTGGACGCGACGGTTCGGTGCCCGCCGTTCGCGGACCCGAAGTACGTCCTGACCTGCGCCGATTGCGGGACCGTGGTCGGACGCCGGTACCGCGAGTGTAAACTGGTACGAGAGTGCGAGCAGTATCGGTCGTCGTGCTGTGGCGCGTCGGTAGTCTGTTCGGGACCGGAGGAGACCGGAGGGGTGTGA
- a CDS encoding deoxyhypusine synthase, protein MTDDHEEETHDGHHEPDREEFHHDPIGHAEVRAGMTVGELADSYGDAGIGAADIHEAVDIYAEMLGDDDVTNFFGLAGAMVPTGMRRIVAELIRDGHIDALVTTGANLTHDAIEAIGGKHHHGTEEPGEDRSLRDHDEQLRDEEVDRIYNVYLPQEHFALFENHLRSEVFPAVEGEGAVSIRRLTEALGRANSEVNEREGVEEGAGLAAAAFESDVPIYCPAIQDSVLGLQAWMYSQTSDFTLDALADMTTITDQAFEAEKAGAMVVGGGVPKNYVLQTMLVSPEAYDYAVQLTMDPPQTGGLSGATLDEARSWGKLEKAARNASVYADATITLPLVVAAARERMGE, encoded by the coding sequence ATGACTGACGACCACGAGGAGGAGACCCACGACGGCCACCACGAACCCGACCGCGAGGAGTTCCACCACGACCCCATCGGCCACGCCGAGGTTCGGGCGGGCATGACGGTCGGCGAACTGGCCGACTCGTACGGGGACGCGGGCATCGGCGCGGCGGATATCCACGAGGCCGTGGACATCTACGCCGAGATGCTCGGCGACGACGACGTGACGAACTTCTTCGGGCTGGCTGGCGCGATGGTGCCGACCGGGATGCGGCGAATCGTCGCGGAACTCATCCGGGACGGGCACATCGACGCGCTGGTCACGACCGGCGCGAACCTGACCCACGACGCCATCGAGGCCATCGGCGGGAAGCACCACCACGGAACTGAAGAACCCGGCGAGGACCGGAGCCTGCGCGACCACGACGAGCAACTGCGCGACGAGGAGGTTGACCGGATTTACAACGTCTACCTGCCCCAAGAACACTTCGCGCTGTTCGAGAACCACCTGCGCTCGGAGGTCTTCCCCGCGGTCGAAGGTGAGGGCGCGGTCAGCATCCGGCGCTTGACCGAGGCGCTGGGCCGGGCCAACAGCGAGGTCAACGAGCGCGAGGGCGTCGAAGAGGGCGCGGGCCTCGCGGCCGCGGCCTTCGAGAGCGACGTGCCGATTTACTGCCCGGCGATTCAAGACTCGGTGCTGGGCCTGCAAGCGTGGATGTACTCCCAGACTTCCGACTTTACGCTCGACGCGCTGGCTGACATGACGACCATCACCGACCAAGCCTTTGAGGCCGAAAAGGCGGGCGCGATGGTCGTCGGCGGCGGCGTCCCGAAAAACTACGTCCTCCAGACGATGCTGGTCTCGCCGGAGGCCTACGACTACGCGGTCCAGTTGACGATGGACCCGCCCCAGACCGGCGGTCTCTCGGGCGCGACCCTCGACGAGGCGCGCTCGTGGGGCAAGTTGGAGAAGGCCGCCCGGAACGCGAGTGTCTACGCCGACGCGACGATTACGCTCCCGCTGGTGGTCGCGGCGGCCCGCGAGCGAATGGGCGAGTGA
- a CDS encoding bacteriorhodopsin: MMDLGAIWFWLGTVGMAVGTVYPLWRLLTERRYSRHYAVLAAVTGFAAVAYLAMAFDLGKVTIGGSSLYLPRYLDWLVTTPLLVLYLGMLCRPERKVYSALIGVDVLVIGSGVAAGLLPEPYSYVAYLVGCVTYVGLLYLLLTVLPRQANLHGDRVSAVFQKLRNLTVVLWTIYPVVWILGPLGFGLVQTGTEVMVVTYLDLISKVGFVFMAVNGADALDQLRTGAALTDPADAGDERAPAAD, translated from the coding sequence ATGATGGACCTCGGCGCGATCTGGTTCTGGCTCGGCACGGTCGGTATGGCCGTGGGAACTGTCTACCCGCTGTGGCGACTCCTCACCGAACGCCGGTACTCGCGCCACTACGCGGTGCTGGCGGCTGTGACCGGGTTTGCCGCGGTGGCGTATCTCGCCATGGCGTTCGACCTCGGGAAAGTGACCATTGGTGGCAGCTCGCTATACCTGCCGCGCTATCTCGACTGGCTGGTGACGACACCCCTGCTGGTGCTGTATCTGGGGATGCTCTGTCGCCCCGAGCGGAAGGTGTACTCCGCGCTAATCGGCGTGGACGTGCTGGTCATCGGGTCGGGCGTCGCCGCGGGCCTGCTCCCGGAACCGTACAGCTACGTCGCGTATCTGGTCGGCTGTGTGACCTACGTCGGCCTGCTGTACCTGCTGTTGACCGTCCTGCCACGACAGGCGAATCTCCACGGCGACCGCGTGAGCGCGGTGTTCCAGAAGCTTCGGAACCTAACCGTCGTCCTCTGGACAATCTACCCGGTGGTCTGGATTCTCGGACCGCTCGGGTTCGGCCTGGTACAGACCGGGACCGAGGTGATGGTCGTCACCTATCTCGACCTCATCAGTAAGGTCGGATTCGTCTTCATGGCGGTCAACGGGGCGGACGCGCTCGACCAACTGCGGACCGGGGCGGCGCTGACCGACCCCGCTGACGCGGGCGACGAGCGCGCACCTGCGGCGGACTGA
- a CDS encoding methyl-accepting chemotaxis protein, translating into MQAQTAEQVRDDVQEELTTLSDSRAESLDAWLSSVKTQTGLTAKHSVFQSGDTDRIQGHLKGLVDDGNVPDGVVAVHYYDAAEKTIVTSSSDEMVGVSPAEQNAPFAADPPTFEDESDVYVSEPFEVSVVDFPVVAVIAPVPDRPDERVIYMVNIEKHTRSLTGGVEGGYTVVLNSSGNYLAHPDESKLLDGHGSGDSPAVEAGLAGKSGFDRMDGGMLMGYAPMESADWVVVVHAPASEAYALSDAVTSNILGLILLSVVSLALVGVTVGSNTVISLRQLSRKADAMAGGDLQVELETNRRDEFGSLYDSFARMRDSLREQIREAEQARESAEDARQSAEVARKEAESQREEAEALSTHLETKASHYEDVMNAAADGDLGVRVDTESRSEAMVAIGDSLNDMLDDIERTVANVKRFASHVSNAVVEVEGSAEQMMATGEEVSDSVGEISQGAARQTDQLGEVASEMNTLSASAQQVAATVDDVAATSQQAAAAGELGKDAAEEALSEMDAVEAQTERTAAEIEELDAEMEAIGDIVEVITEIAEQTNMLALNASIEAARTDAEGDGFAVVADEVKNLAEETKESAAEIEGRIERVQEKTAQSVEGMSETSERISAGVETVEGAIDALEEIAEYVEETDARIQEIQEATEDQAESSTAVVQMVDDVASISEETTSQAESVTEAADAQTETLAAVRDDADDLAERAAELSRLLDDFRVTRGAGPMDDTDFQSAEVSDQ; encoded by the coding sequence GTGCAGGCACAGACCGCCGAGCAGGTGCGCGACGACGTGCAAGAGGAGTTGACAACCCTGTCCGACTCACGGGCCGAGAGCCTCGACGCGTGGCTCTCGAGCGTGAAGACGCAAACCGGGCTGACAGCCAAACATTCGGTGTTCCAAAGCGGGGACACCGACCGGATTCAGGGCCACTTGAAGGGGTTGGTAGACGACGGTAACGTTCCCGATGGCGTCGTCGCGGTCCACTACTACGACGCCGCCGAGAAGACTATCGTGACGAGTTCGAGCGACGAGATGGTCGGCGTGAGTCCGGCCGAGCAGAACGCGCCGTTCGCCGCCGACCCGCCGACGTTCGAGGACGAGTCGGACGTGTACGTCTCGGAACCGTTCGAGGTGTCGGTCGTGGATTTCCCGGTCGTGGCGGTCATCGCGCCGGTTCCCGACCGGCCGGACGAACGCGTCATCTACATGGTGAACATCGAGAAGCACACGCGGTCGCTGACCGGCGGCGTCGAGGGCGGCTACACCGTCGTCCTCAACTCGTCGGGCAACTACCTTGCGCACCCCGACGAGAGCAAACTGCTGGATGGCCACGGTAGCGGGGATAGCCCCGCTGTCGAGGCCGGTCTCGCAGGGAAATCCGGGTTCGACCGGATGGACGGCGGCATGCTGATGGGGTACGCACCGATGGAGTCGGCCGACTGGGTCGTCGTCGTCCATGCGCCCGCCAGCGAGGCGTACGCGCTGAGCGACGCCGTGACCTCGAACATCCTCGGTCTCATCCTGCTGTCGGTCGTGAGTCTCGCGCTCGTCGGCGTGACCGTCGGCAGCAACACCGTCATCTCGCTCCGGCAACTCTCGCGGAAGGCCGACGCGATGGCGGGCGGCGACCTCCAAGTCGAGTTGGAGACCAACCGCCGCGACGAGTTCGGGTCGCTGTACGACTCGTTCGCCCGGATGCGCGACTCCCTGCGCGAGCAGATTCGGGAAGCCGAGCAAGCCCGCGAGAGCGCCGAAGACGCCCGTCAGAGCGCCGAGGTCGCGCGCAAAGAGGCCGAGAGCCAGCGCGAGGAGGCCGAAGCCCTCTCCACGCACCTCGAAACGAAGGCGAGCCACTACGAGGACGTGATGAACGCGGCGGCAGACGGCGACCTCGGTGTTCGGGTCGATACGGAGAGTCGGAGCGAGGCGATGGTCGCCATCGGCGACTCGCTCAACGACATGCTGGACGACATCGAGCGCACGGTGGCGAACGTCAAGCGGTTCGCCTCCCACGTCTCGAACGCCGTCGTGGAGGTCGAGGGGAGCGCCGAGCAGATGATGGCCACCGGCGAGGAGGTCAGCGACTCGGTCGGTGAAATCTCGCAGGGCGCGGCCCGCCAGACCGACCAACTCGGCGAGGTCGCCAGCGAGATGAACACCCTCTCGGCCAGCGCCCAACAGGTCGCCGCGACCGTGGACGACGTGGCCGCGACCTCCCAGCAGGCCGCGGCCGCGGGCGAACTCGGCAAGGACGCCGCCGAGGAGGCCCTCTCGGAGATGGACGCCGTCGAGGCCCAGACCGAGCGGACCGCCGCGGAAATCGAGGAACTCGACGCCGAGATGGAGGCCATCGGCGACATCGTGGAGGTCATCACCGAAATCGCCGAGCAGACCAACATGCTCGCGCTCAACGCCTCCATCGAGGCCGCCCGAACCGACGCCGAGGGCGACGGCTTCGCGGTGGTCGCCGACGAGGTGAAGAATCTCGCGGAGGAGACCAAGGAGTCGGCGGCCGAAATCGAGGGGCGCATCGAGCGCGTCCAAGAGAAGACTGCCCAATCCGTCGAGGGCATGTCCGAGACCAGCGAGCGCATCAGCGCCGGAGTCGAGACGGTTGAGGGCGCAATCGACGCACTGGAGGAAATCGCGGAGTACGTCGAGGAGACCGACGCCCGGATTCAGGAGATACAGGAAGCGACCGAGGACCAAGCCGAATCCTCGACCGCGGTCGTCCAGATGGTTGACGACGTGGCCTCCATCAGCGAGGAGACGACGAGTCAGGCCGAATCGGTCACGGAAGCCGCCGACGCCCAGACCGAGACCCTGGCGGCGGTCCGGGACGACGCCGACGACCTCGCAGAGCGCGCGGCCGAACTGTCGCGCCTACTGGACGATTTCCGCGTGACTCGCGGGGCCGGGCCGATGGACGACACCGACTTCCAGAGCGCGGAGGTGAGCGACCAATGA
- a CDS encoding Nif3-like dinuclear metal center hexameric protein has protein sequence MDLSEIVSRYDDELRTSDFADVDASANGLQVGPDEHEVESVAFAVDAAEQTIEAAADGGADLLVTHHGLSWGGIERVTGRQYGRIAPLIENDVALYVSHLPLDAHPELGNAAGIADLLGLADREPFGELGPEHIGQRGRASDPIPVDRLRETLETELDHFGQGVRVLDFGPENVEDVAVVTGSGVDWLDEAIEKDVDALITGEGKQKAYHEAREAGLTVFLGGHYATETFGVQSLQALADDWGLETTYIDAPTGL, from the coding sequence ATGGACCTCTCCGAAATCGTCTCCCGGTACGACGACGAACTCCGAACGAGCGACTTCGCCGACGTGGACGCCAGCGCCAACGGCTTGCAGGTCGGTCCCGACGAGCACGAGGTCGAGAGCGTCGCGTTCGCGGTGGACGCCGCCGAGCAGACCATCGAGGCCGCGGCCGACGGCGGTGCCGACCTGCTGGTCACTCACCACGGTCTCTCGTGGGGCGGCATCGAGCGCGTGACCGGCCGCCAGTACGGCCGCATCGCGCCGCTCATCGAGAACGACGTGGCGCTGTACGTCTCGCATCTCCCGCTCGACGCCCACCCCGAACTGGGTAACGCCGCCGGAATCGCCGACCTGCTCGGACTGGCGGACCGCGAACCGTTCGGCGAGTTGGGACCGGAACACATCGGCCAGCGGGGGCGCGCGAGCGACCCGATTCCGGTTGACCGCCTGCGCGAGACTCTCGAAACCGAACTCGATCACTTCGGGCAGGGCGTGCGCGTCCTCGACTTCGGTCCCGAGAACGTCGAGGACGTGGCCGTCGTGACCGGGAGCGGCGTCGATTGGCTCGACGAGGCCATCGAGAAGGACGTGGACGCGCTCATCACGGGCGAGGGCAAGCAGAAGGCCTACCACGAGGCGCGTGAGGCCGGACTGACCGTCTTCCTCGGCGGCCACTACGCGACCGAGACCTTCGGCGTGCAGTCCTTGCAGGCGCTCGCCGACGATTGGGGTCTCGAAACGACCTATATCGACGCGCCGACCGGTCTCTGA